Below is a window of Catalinimonas alkaloidigena DNA.
CCGCCTCGGCCGATCTGGTGACCGTAGCGCAGGCGTTGCATTGGTTTGCGTTCGATCGATTTTATGCGGGAGTGAAGCGCGTCCTGAAACCCGGGGGCGTGCTAGCCGTGTGGACCTACGGATTGCCTGCCGTGTCGCCGGAGGTCGACCGTCTCGTGCAACAGTTCCACGACCAGACCGTGGGGCCGTTCTGGCAACCGGAAAACAAATGGGTCGTGCAGGGTTACACGACGTTGCCATTTCCGTTCGAGATGCTGACTCCCCCTTCGTTCCGCATGCACCGGACGATGACCCTGCCCGATCTGGTCGGCTTGGTCGCCAGTTGGTCGGCGGTACAACGGTTCAAAGCGCAACGCGGCTTCGATCCGGTTGCGTCGCTGGCACAGGAACTGGCGGCCGTATGGCACGATCCGGCAACTCCGTGGGAAGCAACCTGGACGCTCATTCTGAAAGTAGGACGCCACACAACCACTTGAAAATCAGTTGAAAATCACAATACGGACATGACCAAACTCAATCGAAAAGGGGCCGTCGGGGCGTTGCTGGACGTATACGAACAGACACTCGAAGATTTCAGAGCGGTAATCGGGGAGATTCCGGACGAGGCCCTGACCATCGTCGTCGATCCGCACACCACCGACGAAAATTGCCGGTCGGTCCAGCGCATTTTAGCCCACGTGGTGCACGCCGGTTACGGCTACGCCACCAGCATCCACAACCAGCGGGGCGCCCACGTGAGCCGTCCCGAGAAAACGTGCCACACCACTTTGCGGGCGTATCAGGAAGAGTTGACCGACATGTTTGCCTATACAGTCCGGGTATTCGAGGGGCTGCCCGATCATGCCCTGCGCCAGGTAGAAGAGGCACAAAAGATCAGAACCGGCTGGAAACAAACCTACGACATTGAACAGCTGACCGAACACGCCATCGTGCACCTCCTGCGGCACGGGCGGCAGCTCGAACGCATCAAGCGCGATCAACTGGCGGGGGTTGTACCGCGAACTACCTGAACCAACAATGGTACATTCGTTGCCTCAGGGCTGATCCGCCTGATACATCAACGCTCCTTCCAGGAAGGTCATCAGCACCTTTGCCCGGT
It encodes the following:
- a CDS encoding DinB family protein, with the protein product MTKLNRKGAVGALLDVYEQTLEDFRAVIGEIPDEALTIVVDPHTTDENCRSVQRILAHVVHAGYGYATSIHNQRGAHVSRPEKTCHTTLRAYQEELTDMFAYTVRVFEGLPDHALRQVEEAQKIRTGWKQTYDIEQLTEHAIVHLLRHGRQLERIKRDQLAGVVPRTT
- a CDS encoding class I SAM-dependent methyltransferase, giving the protein MATFKDFFSQQSATYQKYRPTYPAALFVYLASLTDAHELAWDCGTGNGQAARGLVAQYAHVYATDPSAQQLRQATPHERITYREEKAEHTSLAAASADLVTVAQALHWFAFDRFYAGVKRVLKPGGVLAVWTYGLPAVSPEVDRLVQQFHDQTVGPFWQPENKWVVQGYTTLPFPFEMLTPPSFRMHRTMTLPDLVGLVASWSAVQRFKAQRGFDPVASLAQELAAVWHDPATPWEATWTLILKVGRHTTT